Genomic DNA from Bacteroidales bacterium:
TTCCTTTTACCGATACGATCAGGCTGAATGACAATTGCGGCATTCCTTTCAACGGTTTCCGGTCTTTCGAACCATCATCCGTTTTTATCTATAATATGATCGAAGCCTGTGGCGGAGTTTCTTCTTTTTACAGCCGGTTCTTCATCAGCGCCATTTGTCCTCTTGGTTTCATTAAGCAGAATGAAAAAGGAAAATTTGTAAATTATAACTATTATGATAGCCGGGAATTAACTGATGTGGTATATGATTTCATTATTGAAACGCTCAAACAGCAGCTTGATTTCCGAATCGACCGTGAAGTAGGCTATTGCCTCGGAACAGGCAAGAATGATGCGTTTCTGAGGAAAATCAATGAAAAACACGGCTTTTTCAAAACCATCATAACGCTCGAACACCCGCGGTACATTATGCAGTACAAAGCAAAGAAGAAGGAGGAG
This window encodes:
- a CDS encoding uracil-DNA glycosylase family protein — its product is MTFAEKVLSFYRSVDFSESLPDGIRIMNPFREKSGASELAEAFYMKYFNDTNPRRILLGINPGRFGAGITGIPFTDTIRLNDNCGIPFNGFRSFEPSSVFIYNMIEACGGVSSFYSRFFISAICPLGFIKQNEKGKFVNYNYYDSRELTDVVYDFIIETLKQQLDFRIDREVGYCLGTGKNDAFLRKINEKHGFFKTIITLEHPRYIMQYKAKKKEEYVEKYSSSLRGA